tcatggctgatcatccccaaacagtaccccgttcccgccttctccccatatcccctgactccgctatttttaatagccctatctagctctctcttgaaagcatccagagaaccggcctccaccgccctctgaggcagagaatttcacagacttaccactctctgtgagaaaaagtgtttcctcgtctccgttctaaatggcttactccttattcttaaactgtggcccctggttctggaaccggCCCCTGTTTCTCAGTGTGTTcccgttacctcccacattccaaagacgtacaggtttgtaggttaattggtttcggtaaaattgtgaaaAATTGTCCCCGGTATGAAGTATATCACGGGGtctgcacagactcgatgggtcgaagagcctgtatcTTCAAACTAAGGTAAAGCAAAAGCAATGGTGAATTGAAATCTTCAACGATGTTCACAATTCAGAGATCAGGTCTGAGGTAGGTCAGAAATGACAGCAGACAGGTTCAATTATTGGATGTCTGGACTTTTGATCCAGTGCCACAATTTGGAATCCCATCAGGATAGCTGGAGGATTTAAATTCATGTCATTAAATAAGTATGAATTTTAAATGGTAGCTACAAAGTTACGCCATTAGTTAAATAAAGACCTGTTTCACTAACATTGTTCAGGCAAGGATATCTGCTGTCCTGGGCTCGCCTGGTTCACAAGAGACCCCGGCCCCACCAACAAGGTTCTGCCTTCACTGCCTCCTGTCTTTACTTTGGGAGATTATTAGCAATGGGCGATTACACCCAATCTGTCCCACAGTGTCCACAGTCCATGAACAACTATACGTTATCAAATACCGAGGAGAATATTACGGTGTCAAAGCACACAGCGGATCAACCCCTACAAGCAACgtgcaaaatgtaaaaaaaaaatactcaaagtgctggagtaactaaacgggtcctcaggcaacatctctagagaacatgggcaggagacgttttaggtcaagacctcAAATTTAAAGCAAAATGTAACACAGCCCAGTGAATTAGATCAAATATCATGTACTTTTTCCCTAAAAAAGTCCATTCAGATGACCATTCCGCTAAGCGCTGCTCAATGTGGATTGAGCGGGTCCTTCTATCGATTCGATCGCTTGCTGCAAGGCTCACAGCTCAAGACTGCAGGGAAGCTGTAACACACCTCACCTTCCAAGACAGGAAGGGGGATAAATCAGCTGAGAGTCCCATACGTGATTCCTAACCCTCGACATCTCTGGATGTTTTCTGAGGTCAGAATGAACCTTTAGGAAAAAGATAAGACTTGTGGAAGGCTATTAGTAATTTAACGTAAGTCATATTGATTTATGACGACGTAGCAACATGTTCTTGGACTCGCTCTAGAATCAGGAGACTGTTCATCCCTTTCCTCATATTCTTTCAGGCTTCAGTTCCCTGTGGCACTTAAACGCTCCCTGTGACAAGAACTagtggacacaggtttaaggtgagagggtaaagatttaaggGGAACCTGAGGagtgactttttccacacagaggatgctgcatatatggaacgagctgccagaggaagcagttgacaCAGCTACTATAACAAaattctccatcgatgctgcctcacccgctgagtttctccagcatttttgtcaaccattACAAAAtgtagagacatttggacaggtgcatgtatAGGGAaggttagaaggatatgggccaaatgcaggcaggtgggagcagTGTagattggggcatgttggtcagtgtgggcaagttgggtcgaagggctgtctccgtgctgtgtgactatgactgttGATTCTTGGTATTGGGAAAATGATGCAACGTGGGTGTTAATTGAACTAACAGGATTAAGATCACACTCCCTATTCAATCACATGATATGCAgaaaagaatacaagaatacaagaatacaagaaaagtttataccaaagatagacacaaagtgctggagtaactcatcgggttaggcagcatctctggagcaatctgaagaagggttctgacccatgaCATCACTCAACCTTTTTCTCATTAGAGGttgtctgagttattccagctctgtGTCTATCAACACTTGATACTTGAGTTCAGCCACAACAGCTGTTGCATGTATTCTACCCACAGTGTAGGCAGCACCTGCACAGTGATGAATCAATGCCCCCACGTGGGCGTCTGAGTTATGGCCATCTTCTCAGGTAAGAGCTATAAGGTGAAACCTCAGCACCTTACATGCCATTGTGTGGTCTGTATGGTGTCACCAGTGATTTGGGTAGACATGCAGTTCTGCTATAACTCTAGTTTCCACACAATGAAATTAATATAACGTGAGCGAGGAATCAGGGAACACTATTTGCATTACGTGGCGTGAATTGGTTGGAATGTGATTTTGAAAAGGAACTAGGGAACGACttgaaagttactttggaaattgacaaatgTCTTGGATTTAAACAGTTTAGGGGGAAAAACTGCTTCCATGTAATGTCCCCACAGCAATCCGACATCATTGTGCCTTGAGAACATAGTCCGTTGGTGGCCGTGTATTTGACAAGCAATAATTCTGTGGACACTTGGGCAACGATAATCTACTAAACAATGTAACACGCAACCTTTAGTTTAATAACAATACATTTATAGATATTGAAAATCCTGTGGGAAAAGGGCTGGaatgagtacagaggagatttacgaggatgttgccaggactcgatgtcctgagctataggaagaggttgggtaggttaggattctattccttgtggtgtaggaggctgagtggtgatcttatagaagtgtataatatCTTGACgggaatagataggttgaatgcacagagtcttttaccaagagtagggggatcaagaaccagagggcattgttTAAGCtgaaaggaaaaagatttaagaggaacctgaagggcattttgttcatacagagggtggtgggtattcgGAACAAGATgttagaggaggtagatgagccaggtatcataacaacatttaaacaacattggacaggtacatggataggaaagagttAGAAGAATCTGAGCCAAATGCGGACAGGTGGGAAGAGTGTAGacgtggcatcttggtcggcagaggcaagttggactgaaggtcctgtttccatgctgtaagactcttttCTGCTTTATTTTATTAATCCTCATAGTCACAATCTTCCTTGGAATTAAGCATCGCCTTCAACTTGGTTTTCATGCCAATTTTTATTTCCAAATCCTGAGTAAATTATGAATGATAATATTCCCAGCAATAATCCAATGCTTTACCCGCTTATCCCCACTCCATAAACCGATTGTTACCTGATTATTTATAAAGAAACACTTATAAAGATATGTCAATAACTCTTGTAATGGAATGATTTAGGCCAACCACCCTCCTGTAGCTGGTTGCTACACATCATCTTCCTTGCTGTCGGTGTAAAGGAAGCCAATGTTTCCATCCTTCCATTCGACCAGGATCTGTCCTTCTTTTGGGAGGACCTTTGGAGATGAGGTCTGTGCCACCTGGTTCAGGGAGATGTACGTCGGCTTGCTCTGTAGCATCTGGTCTGTTTCAGCAAGATTGTCAACCTCAACAACATATTGCATCATTGCCTTCTGTGTAGAGTCTGCCTCCGTTTCATTCCTGCCCTCTGCTCCGTTCAATGCCTTCATCTTTCGTGACCTGCATGTGGATAAGGGAGATTACTGAATATTGCCCGCAAGTGCATGCCAGATGATATCCTCCCATTCGCAGGTCTGAACTGAACAGTTTCTCATTTTCTCTGCATGGTCTAATGAGTGAGACTTCTGTCTGGTCTCATTTTACACAAAGCTTTGTCTTAGAAACATCTGATCAAATTGCAGGAAATGTTATCGGATGTTGTGTGGTCTGGTCAGGAGGAGATTGGGAAGGGGATGTTTAAAGATGGAAAACACAGTACTATTATATTAATATGTAGCCCGACAATGACTTTGGGTATACAACTGGTGAAAGGGAAGATTAGGTCACATACCAGGAAACATTTCTTGACAAATTGGTTGGTGACTTTTCAAATACTTTTCACGGAGAAAGAGAAATAGCTTTTGGTCAGTAAACCAGAAAGCTGTGTGAAGTTACAGTAGCTAACAATGGCGTGTTTCCTTTATCACGTAACTatttagcatatctttcattcatttgttccatatatctctacatcatcgtctatatctctcgtttccctttccccccgactctcagtctgaagaagggtctcaacgcaaaacgtcacccattccttctctccagagatgctgcctgtcccgttgagttacttcagcgctaAACGTCTGAAAGTCAAAACTCCCAAGGGACACACGAGACAGAGCAGTGAGTTCTGACGTACCTGTTAGCTCTGGAGTTTTGTGCCAGGATGAGGAATGCCAGAAACAGAACCACAAATGCAAGGGCCAATATCGCATAGTTCCAGTTAGTGGCTGCAGGGAATAAAAGGAATTTCAGTCAGAACAGACTAATATAACTGCAAACTGGAATCactcattagagtcatagagtgatacaatgtggaaacaggccctttgccccaacttgcccacaccggccaacatgtcccagctacactagtcacacttgcccgcgtttggtccgtattcctccaaacctgtcctattcatgtacctgtctaactgtttcttaaacgttgggatagtctcagcctcaactacctcctctggcaactctttccatacacccaccacccttagtgtgaaaaagttaccctcagattcctattaaatcttttccccttcaccttaaacctgtgtcctctggtcctcgattcattgtAGCGGGTCCTGTTGGCAGCACACCTCATCGATCCTGCCAATAACTCGGCCTCTCCTTCTGGCAGATATGATGAACCTTGCTGACTTCCTATGCATTGGATTTGATGAAACTCATACCCCCCTttccttgcttgcttgcttgctgcaGGTGTCAATGTATTCCTTATATACCAATAGCACAGAAATGAAGGGCTGAATGTAGTTGGTTATTGGCCTGATTGGTAATTTAATCTAATTGatgagggcagcacagttgcacagatggtagagatgctgcctcacagcgccagagatctgggttctatcctgacctcagatgctgcctgtgcggagtttgcacagtcTCCTTTTGATTCTGTGAGTTTCCACCAGGTCTCCATGCCCTCCTACAACTGAATGCCATGCAAGTTTGTGGGTtacttagaaatacagcatggaaacatgccctaccgagtccgtgcagaccagcaatccccacataccagcactagggacaatttacgatatttaccaaagccaaattaacctacaaaccgatccgtctttagagtgtgggaagaatccagagcacccggggaaaatcatggggagaacgtacaaactccatacagacagcacctgtggttaggatggaacctgccgctgtaaagcagcaactctactgggaATAGTATTTAAAAATCTCTGAGTACCAGGTGGTATTCAAGGGGAACCAGTTGGCTAGTCTAAATGAGTTGGCTAGTCTAAATGAGACAGGTGTGGAGGGGTGCTGGTAAAATATGActgtaaagggcatgtcccactttcatgacctctgccaagtttgacCTTGACTCatcctcgcagcatggtcgtcacaaagtCATATTTTCTAATGTGTGTAAGTTTTGATCACTCAATCCTAGTAAAAGTAAATCATATACAAACGAAAGAAACAGAGTCCAAGTACACTTACGATCTTCCATCAGAAAGGATAACTGCTGAGCTAATGTACTGTTCCGTTCTCCAGTCATGTTCTGCTTCCCGATGCCAATTGTCTCATGTGGTTTGCTGATTGTTGCTGATGTCATATGTGTCTTGCCTTTACATTGAAAGGAGATACCAGGAAATATGCATTAGTATTTTATATTTGCATATGTTCAAAGCCACAACGTGATCTGTTGTGAATCACTCGTCTGTTGTTTCTTTTACTTCGTAAATATTTACATaattagttacatagaaacatagaaacatagaaattaggtgcaggagtaggccattcggcccttcgagcctgcaccgccattcaatatgatcatggctgatcatccaactcagtatcctgtacctgccttctctccataccccctgatccccttagccacaagggccacatctaactccctcttaaatatagccaatgaactggcctcaactaccctctgtggcagagagttccagagattcaccactctctgtgtgaaaaaagttcttctcatctcggttttaaaggatttcccccccttatccttaagctgtgacctggacttccttaacatcgggaacaatcttcctgcatctagcctgtccaaccccttaagaattttgtaagtttctataagatcccctctcaatttcctaaattctagagagtataaaccaagtctatccagtctttcttcataagacagtcctgacatcccaggaatcagtctggtgaaccgtctctgcactccctctatggcaataatgtccttcctcagatttggagaccaaaactgtacgcaatactccaggtgtggtctcaccaagaccctgtacaactgcagtagaacctccctgctcctatactcaaatccttttgcaatgaaagctaacataccattcactttctttactgcctgctgcacctgcatgcctaccttcaatgactggtgtaccatgacacccaggtctcgctgcatctccccctttcccaatcggccaccatttagataatagtctgctttcccccgtttttgccaccaaaatggataacctcacatttatccacattatactgcatctgccaaacatttgcccactcacccagcctatccaagtcaccttgcagtctcctagcatcctcctcacagctaacactgccccccagcttagtgtcatccgcaaacttggagatattgccttcaattccctcatccagatcattaatatatactgtaaatagctggggtcccagcactgagccttgcggtaccccactagtcactgcctgccattgtgaaaaggacccgtttactcctactctttgcttcctgtttgccagccagttctctatccacatcaatactgaacccccaatgccttgtgctttaagtttgtatagtaatctcttatgtgggaccttgtcgaaagccttctggaagtccagatacaccacatccactggttctcccctatccacgctactagttacatcctcgaaaaattctataagattcgtcagacatgatttacctttcgtaaatccatgctgactttgtccaatgatttcaccactttccaaatgtgctactatcccatctttaataactgactctagcagtttccccactaccgatgttagactaactggtctgtaattctccattttctctctccctcccttcttaaaaagtggggttacgtttgctacccgccaatcttcaggaactactccagaatctaaagagttttgaaagattattactaatagatccactatttctggagctacttccttaagtactctgggatgcagcctatctggccctggggatttatcggcctttaatccattcaatttacccaacaccacttcccggctaacctggatttcactcaattcctccaactcctttgacccgcggtcccctgctatttccggcaaattatttatgtcttccttagtgaagacggaaccaaagtagttattcaattggtccgccatatccttgttccccatgatcaactcgcctgtttctgactgcaagggacctacatttgttttaactaatctctttcttttcacatatctgtttgcagtcagtttttatgttccctgccagctttctttcataatctattttccctttcctaattaagccctttgtcctcctctgctggtctttgaatttctcccagtcctccggtatgctgctttttctggctaatttgtacgcatcatccttcgctttgatactatccctgatttcccttgttatccatggatgtactaccttccctgatttattcttttgccaaactggtatgaacaatttttgtagttcatccatgcagcctttaaatgtcttccattgcatatccaccgtcaacccttttagaattaattgccagtcaatcttggccaattcacgtctcacaccctcaaagttacctttctttaagttcagaaccattgtttctgaattaacaatgtcactctccatcctaatgaagaactcaaccatattatggtcactcttgcccaagggggcacgtacaacaagattgctaactaacccttcctcattactcaatacccagtctaaaatagcctgctctctcgttggttcctctacatgttgatttagataactatcccgcatacattccaagaaatcctcttcctcagcacccctgccaatttgattcacccaatctatatgtagattgaagtcacccattataactgttttgcctttgtcgcacgcatttctaatttcctgtttgataccatctccaacttcactactactgttaggtggcctgtacacaacacccaccagcgttttctgccccttagtgtttcgcagctctacccataccgattccacatcctccaaactaatgtccttcctttccattgcattaatcccctctctaatcagtaacgctaccccacctccttttcctttctgtctatccctcctgaatattgaatatccctggatgttcagctcccagccttggtcaccctggagccatgtctccgtgatcccaactatatcatagtcaaaTTACTTACTAGTGCCTACTGGTGGTGAGAGGAGGTATTGAGGGGGGAGGCAGAATTAACTGTTGAGCCTTACCAAGGTGatgtgggcctaactcaatgaaacaccagtgaagggagatgGTAACACCAATGATATACTGACATCTACACACCCAGTTTTTGTTGACCCATAGTTTAGATTTGTAAAGGCATTTTAGATTCTCACGTGGTATTGGGATTGGGTTTCTTGGTTAAACATTTAGCTTGTGTGTTTGTTAACATGTAGCTAGCTTGTTACTGAATACAAAGTTAGTTAAGGTCCTATTGCATTATTATGTATAGGTAGTTTAGATATTACTTTGGCATTGGGcttggttgagcgcttatcctggtgttgCTACACACCTACTTTGTAACTAACTGGGTTTGCCCATGGTTTCTGATGTTACATGTGTCTTGTCTTTGCAATTAAAGGAGATACCAGAAGTCATGCATTAACATTTTATATTTGCACAGCCTCAAAGCAACAACATGGTCTGTTGTGAACCAGTTAAATCCTGGAGTGCTGCCCTGAGTAACCTCATGTATCCGAGTTAGAAGGTTAGGTGTTCCAGTTCCGCTCCAGAAACTGAGCGCAAAACTCTAAGTTGACAGTCACGGCAGCAGAGGGCATATAGGGCTGTCCTGTCAGAGTTGACATGTCCACAAGAGAAGTTAACCATCCAGGTTGTCCCTCTCCAGGTAAAATCCTGGAAGGGAAGCAAGGGAGTTGACTTTGGTGTCTGACCTATTGATAGAGTTGATTGATAGAGTTatgcgcatggaaacaggcccatctggtCAAGATGCCTCTGTatactaaggtacacaaaaatgctggagaaactcagcgggtgcagcagcatcgatggagcgaaggaaataggcaacgtttcgggccgaaacccttcttcagacctctgtaTACTAATCCCATTGGCCTCAAAATCTTGCCTATCACTGAAATATATGGTCCTCATTACACATGGGTCTTTATGTTAACAAATTGCTGGGGAACGTTAGATGAGACCAAGATGGTCAATAACGTACTGATGTCCTTGGTCCAAACACACACTTTAAAAACAGTCAATGGGAAAAGACCCAAGAAGGTAGTTTGAATTTGCCATCACCTTCAAACTGAGCTTGAATTGAGCTTGTGGCACCCAGGGCTTCCTCACTGTTCTGGAAGTGAGGAGATGGAACAGTTCTATTCGCACTTGACTTGCTTATGATTGCGGCAGCGAATCAATAATTTAAACCAAGAATAAGCACATTGGGTtgttcctggcaccatttatGTCCTTCAGAGAGTCTGATGAATCCTATGAAATAATTCAAATTTACCTTCTGCTCTTTGCCAATATATATTTGTTTTGAGGCTTTTAGCTTCTCAAATATCTTCTTTTAAGTTTGGTGAGGGGATCTGCTTATAGAAGTTGTTcatggtcataagtgatcggagctgaattaggccatttggcccatcaagtctactccgccattcaataatggctgatctatctctctctcctaaccccattcacctgccttctccccataacccctgtcaattgtactaatcaagaatctatctatctcctccttaaaaatatccattgacttggcctcttgtTGAGTTGGAAAATATGAAGCAACAACTTTCAAAAGGTTACAATCTGATCACATTTAGCACGGTGCAAGGTCAACTCCACATCCTGCACCAATCATGATCATTTGATTCAGTTTTCGACCAGTGTAACTAAAACTGCAGGCTGTGCCGCGAATCGCACTTGATTAAACAAAAAATGCCCAGACGTAGTCTTccgatcaggcatcatctgtgagaGGGAAGTGCTCTGAAGATTAGTCACCATCCTGCAAGGTTAACTGTGTTTCCCTCTGCACAAATGCTACCTGAACTCCCAATTGTTTCCACTTCTGATCTCCACAATTCATTTTCCTGAAGGATTTGAGTTCCTGCTCCTCCCATATCCATCTCTGATTTCTCCTTCTTACACCGAAGTTGCTCCTCGCAGATGTTGGTGTCATTTGCCGACCTCCATCTGGATTTTTTCCTCTTTTCTCTGGTAATCGACACCGCGGGCCCGTCACTGGTCAGGAACCGAGACGTCTCCACGTGGACCAGATTGCGGTCCCTGCAAACCCACGCGAGGTTGGTCCCGTTTTCACAAACTGCGGTCATAACAAGGAAGGTCCCATCTGCCGAGAGGCATGGCTTGGTCCCTCGATTGTAGAGCTGGGTTCCTTTTCACGACCATTCCTGAAGTGGTGAGTCAGGGTTGCATGTCTCTGCTAACACACGGCTGTCTCTCACAGAGGCCACTAAACATTGACCCTTAATGCTCTTCATCACAAAAACGTCGACTCCTGCACACATTCAGAGAAAACGCAGCAAGTTGcaatctttactttagactttcaaggtttcaagggcagtttattgtcacatgtggcaattaatgtacag
The genomic region above belongs to Leucoraja erinacea ecotype New England chromosome 33, Leri_hhj_1, whole genome shotgun sequence and contains:
- the si:cabz01068815.1 gene encoding solute carrier family 51 subunit beta isoform X2, encoding MTSATISKPHETIGIGKQNMTGERNSTLAQQLSFLMEDPTNWNYAILALAFVVLFLAFLILAQNSRANRSRKMKALNGAEGRNETEADSTQKAMMQYVVEVDNLAETDQMLQSKPTYISLNQVAQTSSPKVLPKEGQILVEWKDGNIGFLYTDSKEDDV
- the si:cabz01068815.1 gene encoding solute carrier family 51 subunit beta isoform X1: MSGLLKYLFGCFILCLLLQGKTHMTSATISKPHETIGIGKQNMTGERNSTLAQQLSFLMEDPTNWNYAILALAFVVLFLAFLILAQNSRANRSRKMKALNGAEGRNETEADSTQKAMMQYVVEVDNLAETDQMLQSKPTYISLNQVAQTSSPKVLPKEGQILVEWKDGNIGFLYTDSKEDDV